A window of the Microbulbifer aggregans genome harbors these coding sequences:
- the hscB gene encoding Fe-S protein assembly co-chaperone HscB, whose translation MSEQQTYFDIFGLKPAFEVDRAALAQRYRELQQEFHPDKYASKSSREQMLAMQYATRINEAHTTLKDPVQRAGYLLKLAGVEVSPEQTTADAEFLMQQMMLREQLEEVREAAEPAAALDDLADEVSGLYRSEQQTFAGAFTDGRLEEAKNSLLKLQFLAKLQRQVEELEEDLLD comes from the coding sequence ATGTCAGAACAGCAGACCTATTTCGATATTTTCGGTCTCAAGCCCGCATTCGAGGTGGATCGCGCGGCCCTGGCCCAGCGTTATCGCGAGTTGCAGCAAGAGTTTCACCCGGACAAGTACGCCTCCAAGTCCTCCCGCGAGCAGATGCTGGCGATGCAGTATGCAACGCGAATCAATGAGGCCCACACGACCCTGAAGGATCCGGTGCAGCGTGCCGGCTATCTGCTGAAACTGGCCGGCGTCGAAGTGAGTCCTGAGCAGACTACTGCCGATGCCGAGTTTCTGATGCAGCAGATGATGTTGCGCGAACAGCTCGAGGAAGTGCGCGAAGCGGCAGAGCCCGCCGCGGCGCTGGACGATCTCGCCGATGAGGTGAGCGGCCTGTACCGGAGTGAACAACAGACGTTTGCCGGTGCCTTCACGGATGGTCGGCTCGAAGAGGCAAAAAACTCCCTGCTCAAGCTGCAGTTCCTGGCGAAGTTGCAGCGGCAGGTGGAAGAACTGGAAGAAGATCTACTGGACTGA
- the fdx gene encoding ISC system 2Fe-2S type ferredoxin → MPKIVFLPHAEICPEGKVIEVESGVSVCDAALEHGIEIEHACEKSCACTTCHVIVREGFDSLGEPDELEEDLLDKAWGLEPESRLSCQAIVDDEDLVVEIPKYTINQVSEKH, encoded by the coding sequence ATGCCTAAAATCGTATTTCTACCCCACGCCGAAATCTGCCCCGAGGGCAAGGTGATCGAAGTGGAAAGTGGCGTGAGTGTCTGTGATGCGGCACTGGAACACGGCATCGAGATCGAGCACGCCTGTGAAAAATCCTGTGCCTGTACCACCTGTCACGTGATCGTACGCGAGGGCTTCGATTCACTGGGTGAACCGGACGAGCTGGAAGAGGACCTGCTGGACAAGGCCTGGGGCCTGGAGCCCGAATCGCGCCTGTCCTGTCAGGCCATCGTGGATGATGAGGACCTGGTGGTCGAAATCCCCAAATACACCATCAATCAGGTTTCGGAAAAACACTGA
- the hscA gene encoding Fe-S protein assembly chaperone HscA, with translation MALLQISEPGQTPEPHQRKRAVGIDLGTTNSLVATVRSGSAEAIAATEGGVILPSAVHYSSEGVTVGAEARVRAGSDPYNTMLSIKRLMGRGIADVKSFGDQLPYRFAETDGGMPHIETAAGNVNPVQVSAEILRVLAQRGSEALGGDLDGAVITVPAYFDDAQRQATKDAARLAGLHVLRLLNEPTAAAVAYGLDRGEEGLIAVYDLGGGTFDISILRLSRGVFEVLSTGGDTALGGDDFDRAIASWIAEQAGLGTDLDVTTQRALLDAACSAKEQLAHEESVSVSHGDWRGTLDRATMAAILDPLIDKTLRACKRALRDADLGVDEVGEVVLVGGSTRTLRVRERVEEFFGRKPHAEIDPDQVVAIGAALQADVLVGNKSGDDLLLLDVIPLSLGIETMGGLTEKLIPRNTTIPVAKAQEFTTFKDGQTAMAIHVVQGERELVQDCRSLARFELRGIPPMVAGAAHIRVTFQVDADGLLSVTAMEKSSGVSADITVKPSYGLEDEDITRMLRDSYSHAEEDVAARALREAQVEAERALESLLAALQENGAELLSEKELDAIERAMEALRLAHNGGDAEEIHQRIEALNEISEPFAARRMDASIRRAMQGHTLDEFDQ, from the coding sequence ATGGCATTACTGCAGATTTCCGAACCTGGCCAGACCCCTGAGCCCCACCAGCGCAAGCGTGCGGTGGGTATCGACCTGGGCACCACCAATTCACTGGTGGCGACAGTGCGCAGTGGTTCCGCAGAGGCAATCGCTGCGACCGAGGGCGGTGTGATCCTGCCGTCTGCAGTCCACTACAGCTCAGAGGGCGTGACCGTCGGTGCCGAGGCCCGCGTCCGGGCCGGCAGCGACCCCTACAACACCATGCTCTCGATCAAGCGGTTGATGGGCCGCGGGATTGCCGATGTAAAAAGCTTCGGCGACCAGCTCCCTTACCGCTTTGCGGAAACTGATGGCGGTATGCCGCACATCGAAACTGCTGCCGGCAACGTGAACCCGGTGCAGGTTTCTGCCGAGATCCTCAGGGTGCTGGCGCAGCGTGGCAGTGAGGCACTGGGCGGAGACCTGGATGGCGCCGTGATTACTGTGCCGGCCTATTTCGACGATGCGCAGCGCCAGGCGACCAAGGACGCCGCGCGTCTCGCCGGTCTGCATGTGCTGCGCCTGTTGAACGAGCCCACTGCAGCCGCCGTAGCCTATGGTCTGGATCGTGGCGAAGAGGGCCTCATCGCCGTGTACGATCTGGGCGGCGGTACCTTCGATATTTCCATCCTGCGGCTGTCCAGAGGGGTGTTCGAGGTGTTGTCCACCGGTGGCGATACTGCCCTCGGCGGCGATGACTTTGATCGCGCCATCGCCAGCTGGATCGCCGAGCAGGCCGGACTGGGCACTGACCTCGATGTCACCACCCAGCGAGCGCTGCTCGACGCGGCCTGTAGCGCCAAGGAGCAGCTGGCCCACGAGGAGTCCGTAAGCGTGAGCCACGGTGACTGGCGTGGCACGCTTGATCGCGCGACGATGGCCGCGATCCTCGACCCGCTGATCGACAAGACCCTGCGCGCCTGCAAGCGGGCGTTGCGAGACGCCGACCTGGGTGTCGATGAGGTCGGTGAGGTGGTGCTGGTGGGCGGATCCACCCGCACCCTGCGCGTGCGCGAACGCGTGGAAGAATTCTTTGGCCGCAAGCCCCACGCAGAAATCGACCCGGACCAGGTGGTTGCCATCGGTGCCGCCCTGCAGGCGGACGTGCTGGTGGGCAACAAGTCCGGTGATGACCTGTTGCTGTTGGATGTGATTCCGCTGTCACTGGGTATCGAAACGATGGGTGGCCTCACCGAAAAGCTGATTCCGCGCAATACCACCATTCCCGTGGCCAAGGCGCAGGAGTTCACCACATTCAAAGACGGCCAGACCGCAATGGCCATTCACGTGGTACAGGGTGAGCGGGAGCTGGTGCAGGACTGCCGATCCCTGGCGCGCTTCGAGTTGCGTGGCATTCCGCCGATGGTGGCCGGTGCCGCCCATATCCGGGTGACGTTCCAGGTGGATGCGGACGGCCTGCTGTCGGTGACTGCGATGGAGAAGAGCAGTGGCGTCAGCGCTGATATCACCGTCAAGCCCTCCTATGGCCTGGAGGACGAGGATATTACCCGGATGCTGCGGGACTCCTATAGCCATGCCGAGGAGGACGTGGCCGCTCGGGCCCTGCGCGAGGCGCAGGTGGAGGCGGAGCGCGCACTGGAATCCCTGCTGGCGGCGCTGCAGGAAAACGGCGCCGAGCTGTTGAGCGAGAAAGAGCTGGATGCCATAGAGCGGGCGATGGAGGCCCTGCGTCTCGCCCACAATGGCGGCGATGCGGAGGAGATCCACCAGCGCATCGAGGCGCTCAATGAGATCTCGGAGCCCTTCGCTGCTCGCCGGATGGATGCTTCCATCCGCAGAGCCATGCAGGGGCATACCCTGGACGAATTTGATCAATAA
- the iscA gene encoding iron-sulfur cluster assembly protein IscA yields the protein MAITMTAAAQEHVARQLTKRGKGIGIRVGVRTAGCSGMAYVLEFVDEANAEDEVFEQGGVKLVVDPKSLVYLDGTELDFVKEGLNEGFAFNNPNVKNECGCGESFHV from the coding sequence ATGGCAATTACCATGACGGCCGCGGCACAGGAACATGTGGCGCGCCAGCTGACCAAGCGCGGAAAAGGTATCGGTATCCGGGTGGGTGTGCGCACCGCCGGATGCTCCGGCATGGCCTATGTGCTTGAATTCGTCGACGAAGCGAACGCTGAAGACGAAGTGTTTGAGCAGGGGGGCGTCAAGCTGGTGGTGGACCCGAAAAGCCTTGTGTACCTCGACGGAACAGAACTGGATTTCGTCAAAGAGGGCCTTAACGAGGGTTTCGCGTTCAACAACCCCAATGTAAAAAACGAGTGCGGTTGCGGCGAAAGCTTCCACGTTTGA